A genomic segment from Gorilla gorilla gorilla isolate KB3781 chromosome 3, NHGRI_mGorGor1-v2.1_pri, whole genome shotgun sequence encodes:
- the DMP1 gene encoding dentin matrix acidic phosphoprotein 1 isoform X1 gives MKISILLMFLWGLSCALPVTRYQNNESEGSEEWKGHLAQAPTPPLESSESSEGSKVSSEEQANEDPSDSTESEEGLGSDDHQYIYRLAGGFSRSTGKEGDDKDDDEDDSGDDTFGDNDSGPGPKDRQEGGNSRLGNDEDSDDTIQSSEESAPQGQDSAQDTTSENKELDNEDRVDSKPEGGDSTQESESEEHWVGGGSDGESSHGDGSKLDDEGMQSDDPDSIRSERGNSRMNSAGMKPKESGENSEQANTQDSGDSQLLEHPSRKIFRKSRISEEDDRSELDDNNTMEEVKSDSTENSNSRDTGLSQPMRDSKGDSQEDSKENLSQEESQNVDGPSSESSQEVNLSSQENSSESQEEVVSESRGDNPDPTTSYVEDQEDSDSSEEDSSHTLSHSKSESREEQADSESSESLNFSEESPESPEDENSSSQEGLQSHSSSAESQSEESHSEEDDSDSQDSSRSKEDSNSTESKSSSEEDGQLKNIEIESRKLTVDAYHNKPIGDQDDNDCQDGY, from the exons ATGAAGATCAGCATCCTGCTCATGTTCCTTTGGGGATTATCCTGTGCTCTCCCAGTAA CCAGGTATCAAAATAATGAATCTGAGGGTTCTGAAGAATGGAAG GGTCATTTGGCTCAGGCACCAACACCACCCTTG GAGAGCAGTGAGTCATCAGAAGGAAGTAAAGTTAGCTCAGAGGAACAG GCAAATGAAGACCCCAGTGACAGCACTGAGTCGGAGGAGGGCCTGGGCTCTGATGATCATCAATACATTTATAGGCTAGCTGGTGGCTTCTCCAGGAGCACAGGAAAAGAAGGAGATGATAAAGATGACGATGAAGATGACAGTGGAGATGACACCTTTGGTGACAATGACAGTGGCCCAGGGCCCAAAGACAGACAAGAAGGAGGAAACTCCAGACTGGGAAATGATGAGGACTCTGATGACACCATACAATCCAGTGAAGAGAGTGCCCCACAAGGGCAAGACAGTGCCCAAGATACCACCAGTGAGAACAAGGAACTTGACAATGAGGACCGGGTGGACAGCAAGCCTGAGGGAGGTGACTCCACTCAAGAGAGTGAGAGTGAAGAGCACTGGGTGGGAGGCGGCAGTGATGGGGAGAGCAGCCATGGAGACGGCTCCAAGTTGGACGATGAGGGAATGCAGAGTGATGACCCAGACAGCATCAGGAGTGAAAGGGGAAACTCCAGAATGAACAGTGCAGGCATGAAACCAAAAGAATCTGGAGAAAACAGTGAGCAAGCAAACACTCAAGATTCAGGTGACAGCCAATTGCTGGAGCATCCCAGTAGGAAAATTTTTAGGAAGTCTCGCATCTCAGAGGAAGATGACAGAAGCGAGCTTGATGACAACAACACAATGGAAGAAGTCAAGAGTGACTCTACAGAAAACAGCAACTCCAGAGACACTGGCCTCAGCCAACCCATGAGAGACAGCAAGGGTGACTCTCAAGAAGACAGCAAGGAGAATCTGTCCCAGGAAGAGAGCCAAAACGTAGATGGTCCCAGCAGTGAGTCCAGCCAAGAGGTCAACCTGTCATCTCAAGAGAACAGCAGTGAGTCTCAGGAAGAGGTGGTGAGTGAGTCCAGGGGAGATAACCCCGACCCCACAACTAGTTATGTAGAAGACCAGGAAGACAGTGACTCCAGCGAGGAGGACAGCTCGCACACACTCTCCCACTCAAAAAGTGAATCCAGAGAGGAGCAAGCAGACAGCGAATCCAGTGAGAGCCTCAACTTCTCAGAGGAAAGCCCGGAGTCCCCCGAGGATGAGAACAGCTCCAGCCAGGAGGGCCTCCAGTCTCACAGCAGCTCAGCGGAGAGTCAGAGCGAGGAAAGCCATTCTGAGGAAGACGACAGTGACTCTCAAGACAGCAGCAGATCCAAAGAAGATAGCAACTCCACGGAGAGCAAATCAAGCAGTGAGGAAGATGGCCAGTTGAAAAACATTGAGATAGAGAGCCGGAAATTAACAGTTGATGCCTATCACAACAAACCCATTGGGGACCAAGATGACAATGACTGCCAAGACGGCTATTAG
- the DMP1 gene encoding dentin matrix acidic phosphoprotein 1 isoform X2 has protein sequence MKISILLMFLWGLSCALPVTRYQNNESEGSEEWKGHLAQAPTPPLANEDPSDSTESEEGLGSDDHQYIYRLAGGFSRSTGKEGDDKDDDEDDSGDDTFGDNDSGPGPKDRQEGGNSRLGNDEDSDDTIQSSEESAPQGQDSAQDTTSENKELDNEDRVDSKPEGGDSTQESESEEHWVGGGSDGESSHGDGSKLDDEGMQSDDPDSIRSERGNSRMNSAGMKPKESGENSEQANTQDSGDSQLLEHPSRKIFRKSRISEEDDRSELDDNNTMEEVKSDSTENSNSRDTGLSQPMRDSKGDSQEDSKENLSQEESQNVDGPSSESSQEVNLSSQENSSESQEEVVSESRGDNPDPTTSYVEDQEDSDSSEEDSSHTLSHSKSESREEQADSESSESLNFSEESPESPEDENSSSQEGLQSHSSSAESQSEESHSEEDDSDSQDSSRSKEDSNSTESKSSSEEDGQLKNIEIESRKLTVDAYHNKPIGDQDDNDCQDGY, from the exons ATGAAGATCAGCATCCTGCTCATGTTCCTTTGGGGATTATCCTGTGCTCTCCCAGTAA CCAGGTATCAAAATAATGAATCTGAGGGTTCTGAAGAATGGAAG GGTCATTTGGCTCAGGCACCAACACCACCCTTG GCAAATGAAGACCCCAGTGACAGCACTGAGTCGGAGGAGGGCCTGGGCTCTGATGATCATCAATACATTTATAGGCTAGCTGGTGGCTTCTCCAGGAGCACAGGAAAAGAAGGAGATGATAAAGATGACGATGAAGATGACAGTGGAGATGACACCTTTGGTGACAATGACAGTGGCCCAGGGCCCAAAGACAGACAAGAAGGAGGAAACTCCAGACTGGGAAATGATGAGGACTCTGATGACACCATACAATCCAGTGAAGAGAGTGCCCCACAAGGGCAAGACAGTGCCCAAGATACCACCAGTGAGAACAAGGAACTTGACAATGAGGACCGGGTGGACAGCAAGCCTGAGGGAGGTGACTCCACTCAAGAGAGTGAGAGTGAAGAGCACTGGGTGGGAGGCGGCAGTGATGGGGAGAGCAGCCATGGAGACGGCTCCAAGTTGGACGATGAGGGAATGCAGAGTGATGACCCAGACAGCATCAGGAGTGAAAGGGGAAACTCCAGAATGAACAGTGCAGGCATGAAACCAAAAGAATCTGGAGAAAACAGTGAGCAAGCAAACACTCAAGATTCAGGTGACAGCCAATTGCTGGAGCATCCCAGTAGGAAAATTTTTAGGAAGTCTCGCATCTCAGAGGAAGATGACAGAAGCGAGCTTGATGACAACAACACAATGGAAGAAGTCAAGAGTGACTCTACAGAAAACAGCAACTCCAGAGACACTGGCCTCAGCCAACCCATGAGAGACAGCAAGGGTGACTCTCAAGAAGACAGCAAGGAGAATCTGTCCCAGGAAGAGAGCCAAAACGTAGATGGTCCCAGCAGTGAGTCCAGCCAAGAGGTCAACCTGTCATCTCAAGAGAACAGCAGTGAGTCTCAGGAAGAGGTGGTGAGTGAGTCCAGGGGAGATAACCCCGACCCCACAACTAGTTATGTAGAAGACCAGGAAGACAGTGACTCCAGCGAGGAGGACAGCTCGCACACACTCTCCCACTCAAAAAGTGAATCCAGAGAGGAGCAAGCAGACAGCGAATCCAGTGAGAGCCTCAACTTCTCAGAGGAAAGCCCGGAGTCCCCCGAGGATGAGAACAGCTCCAGCCAGGAGGGCCTCCAGTCTCACAGCAGCTCAGCGGAGAGTCAGAGCGAGGAAAGCCATTCTGAGGAAGACGACAGTGACTCTCAAGACAGCAGCAGATCCAAAGAAGATAGCAACTCCACGGAGAGCAAATCAAGCAGTGAGGAAGATGGCCAGTTGAAAAACATTGAGATAGAGAGCCGGAAATTAACAGTTGATGCCTATCACAACAAACCCATTGGGGACCAAGATGACAATGACTGCCAAGACGGCTATTAG